From Microbacterium sp. YJN-G, a single genomic window includes:
- the nusA gene encoding transcription termination factor NusA — protein sequence MDIELALLRGIEKEKAIPFEELVSIIEQAILTAYGKHVSADGVVPEGVRVELDRKTGHVAVLQPVHDDEGAVIGEEEATPDDFGRIAAYAAKQVIGQRLRDIADDAVLGEFRGKEGDIVAGVIQQGPNPRMIHVDLGTVEAILPPEEQVPGEEYAHGTRLRVYVTSVAKGAKGPQITVSRTHPGLVRKLFALEVPEIAAGLVEIVSLAREAGHRTKIAVRANDPSVNAKGSCIGEMGRRVRAVTEELSGEKVDIVDHHPDLATFVANALSPAKVTSAFVLDAGTKAVRALVPDYQLSLAIGKEGQNARLAAKLTGAKIDIQPDSVMNEG from the coding sequence ATGGACATCGAACTCGCACTGCTTCGCGGAATCGAGAAGGAGAAGGCGATCCCCTTCGAGGAGCTCGTCTCGATCATCGAGCAGGCCATCCTCACCGCGTACGGCAAGCACGTCTCGGCAGACGGCGTGGTGCCCGAGGGTGTGCGGGTCGAACTCGACCGCAAGACCGGCCACGTCGCCGTGCTCCAGCCCGTCCACGACGATGAGGGCGCCGTCATCGGCGAGGAGGAGGCCACGCCTGACGACTTCGGGCGCATCGCGGCCTACGCGGCCAAGCAGGTCATCGGCCAGCGGCTGCGCGACATCGCCGACGACGCGGTGCTCGGCGAGTTCCGCGGTAAGGAGGGCGACATCGTCGCCGGCGTCATCCAGCAGGGTCCCAACCCGCGCATGATCCACGTCGACCTCGGCACGGTCGAGGCGATCCTCCCGCCCGAGGAGCAGGTCCCCGGCGAGGAGTATGCACACGGCACGCGGCTGCGGGTCTACGTGACCAGCGTCGCGAAGGGCGCCAAGGGCCCGCAGATCACCGTGTCGCGCACGCACCCGGGCCTGGTCCGCAAGCTGTTCGCGCTCGAGGTGCCCGAGATCGCCGCCGGTCTCGTCGAGATCGTCTCGCTCGCCCGTGAGGCGGGCCACCGCACGAAGATCGCCGTGCGCGCCAACGACCCGTCGGTCAACGCCAAGGGATCATGCATCGGCGAGATGGGCCGGCGCGTGCGCGCGGTCACCGAGGAGCTCTCGGGCGAGAAGGTCGACATCGTCGACCACCACCCCGACCTCGCCACCTTCGTCGCCAACGCGCTGTCGCCGGCGAAGGTGACCTCGGCGTTCGTTCTGGATGCCGGGACCAAGGCCGTGCGTGCACTGGTGCCCGACTACCAGCTGTCGCTCGCGATCGGCAAGGAGGGCCAGAACGCCCGTCTCGCCGCGAAGCTGACCGGCGCGAAGATCGACATCCAGCCCGACAGCGTGATGAACGAGGGGTGA
- a CDS encoding YlxR family protein, protein MEPVRTCVGCRGRASRSALIRVAQHNGELVFDERAVLPGRGAWLHPSHECLDAALRRRAFARALRVSPATGFPEAEDTQTTERYFHRNKG, encoded by the coding sequence ATGGAACCTGTACGGACGTGTGTCGGTTGCCGCGGACGTGCCTCTCGATCCGCCCTGATCAGGGTGGCCCAGCACAACGGTGAGCTCGTCTTCGACGAGCGAGCGGTGCTGCCGGGGAGAGGGGCGTGGCTGCATCCGTCACACGAATGCCTGGATGCCGCACTGCGGCGCCGGGCTTTCGCACGAGCATTGCGCGTATCACCGGCCACCGGGTTCCCCGAGGCCGAGGACACGCAGACCACCGAACGGTACTTCCACCGAAACAAAGGCTGA